One Apium graveolens cultivar Ventura unplaced genomic scaffold, ASM990537v1 ctg4272, whole genome shotgun sequence DNA window includes the following coding sequences:
- the LOC141701646 gene encoding uncharacterized protein LOC141701646, whose protein sequence is MTGQREMFYNLDESVAGEVRFGDGSTIMIKGKWLIKLNCKNGENRYLRLSHHQPRQANDEAFEAFRRFQKLVEKESKQEIKVFKLTIENGVVERRNRIVVAMVRSFLKEMKMPVPFWGEAVPGVQTKKLDDHRKVVVYLGSETRTKANHLFDPKDGAILVSRDVIFEEDKSWWWELSSRRGINNSDAYTMGGTTVNVFVITDSTMNSGGDSTPVRSTSVIGLKWVFKLKKDADENITKHKVRLVAKGYVQQHGIDYEEVFAPVTRLETVRLLLALAAKNSCEVHHLDFKYANQNYRKRST, encoded by the exons ATGACGGGGCAACGGGAAATGTTTTACAACTTAGATGAAAGTGTAGCTGGTGAAGTTCGCTTTGGTGATGGTTCTACAATAATGATTAAAGGGAAATGGTTAATCAAATTAAATTGCAAAAATGGTGAAAATCGATACCTAC GCCTTTCGCACCACCAACCTCGGCAG GCAAACGATGAAGCATTTGAGGCATTCAGAAGATTCCAAAAGCTGGTTGAAAAGGAGTCAAAACAGGAAATAAAAGTGTTCAAACTGACCATTGAG aatggagtggTCGAACGTCGAAATAGAATAGTTGTGGCAATGGTAAGGAGCTTTCTTAAAGAAATGAAAATGCCAGTTCCATTTTGGGGGGAGGCT GTGCCAGGGGTCCAAACAAAGAAACTGGACGATCATAGAAAAGTTGTAGTTTATTTGGGTAGTGAAACTAGAACAAAAGCAAACCATTTGTTTGATCCAAAAGATGGAGCCATTCTCGTGAGTCGTGATGTAATTTTTGAAGAAGATAAAAGTTGGTGGTGGGAACTGTCATCTCGTAGGGGTATAAATAATTCAGACGCTTATACAATGGGTGGAACTACAGTTAATGTGTTTGTTATAACAGACTCAACTATGAATTCTGGGGGAGACTCAACACCTGTTCGATCAACATCT GTAATTGGTCTAAAATGGGTTTTCAAGTTGAAAAAGGATGCTGATGAAAATATTACAAAGCATAAAGTTCGCCTGGTCGCCAAGGGGTATGTACAGCAACATGGAATTGACTACGAAGAGGTATTTGCTCCTGTCACTAGACTCGAGACTGTAAGATTACTCCTTGCGCTAGCTGCAAAGAACTCTTGTGAAGTTCATCACCTTGATTTCAAATATGCGAATCAAAATTATAGGAAGAGGTCTACGTAA